From a single Clostridium isatidis genomic region:
- a CDS encoding MurR/RpiR family transcriptional regulator gives MENIFNQIKEKYPFLSETHKMIAEYIINNKDILDSLTIRDIAKSTFCSISTVNAFCKKFGYSGFSEFKYAAKSYGLSNINILINIFENIDTTISINSINTAAKLILDADKVFILSSGMSRSIAYDFYLRLKKNKSIKSIY, from the coding sequence TTGGAAAATATATTTAATCAAATAAAAGAGAAATATCCCTTTCTCTCTGAAACTCATAAAATGATTGCTGAATATATAATTAACAATAAAGATATCTTAGATTCTTTGACTATTAGGGATATAGCAAAATCAACTTTCTGCTCTATAAGTACTGTCAATGCCTTCTGTAAAAAATTCGGATATAGTGGATTTAGTGAATTCAAATATGCTGCAAAGAGTTACGGTCTTTCTAACATTAACATACTTATAAATATTTTTGAAAACATTGACACTACTATATCTATAAATTCTATTAACACAGCAGCTAAATTAATTTTAGATGCAGATAAAGTATTCATTCTATCATCTGGAATGTCTCGTAGTATCGCTTATGATTTTTATCTTAGATTAAAAAAAAATAAAAGCATCAAAAGTATTTATTAA
- a CDS encoding YczE/YyaS/YitT family protein — protein MNLDIKKRLSIFLLGAFILTLGVSLIIKGDLGAGSWDSVNVGLYNKIGLSIGTFAFIIAIFMVIIAGILRKGKFNFYTLITAFILGYLTDFWIFILNKLLTFNNIYIRILYLLCGIVILSFGLALYLIPNLAPNSLDDCMMAFRERFNLGVGISKVITDTIGIIIAFIVSGPIGLGTILITFSVGPLTNIIYNKLSNKLY, from the coding sequence ATGAATTTAGATATTAAGAAGAGATTATCTATATTTTTGCTAGGAGCATTTATTCTAACACTTGGAGTTTCTTTAATAATCAAAGGGGATCTAGGAGCTGGTTCTTGGGATTCGGTTAATGTTGGTTTATATAATAAGATAGGACTATCTATTGGAACATTCGCTTTTATAATTGCTATTTTTATGGTAATTATTGCAGGAATTTTAAGGAAAGGAAAATTTAATTTTTATACATTAATAACAGCCTTTATACTTGGATATTTAACAGATTTTTGGATTTTTATATTAAATAAATTACTTACATTCAATAACATATATATTAGGATTTTATATTTACTTTGCGGAATAGTAATTTTATCCTTTGGATTAGCTTTATATTTAATACCAAACCTTGCTCCGAATTCCTTAGATGATTGTATGATGGCATTTAGAGAAAGGTTTAACTTAGGAGTAGGAATTTCAAAGGTTATAACGGACACTATTGGAATTATAATAGCATTTATTGTTTCTGGACCAATAGGCTTAGGAACTATATTAATTACTTTTTCTGTAGGACCATTAACTAACATAATATATAATAAATTGAGCAATAAATTATATTAA
- a CDS encoding PTS sugar transporter subunit IIC, translated as MNKFVSKLEKYVAPIANRIESQRHIATIKNGMISLMAVLMVGSIGMIISGIGSFFPADSSVGMFFSEYSSILNIPFQYTYAVLSIYCAISISFYHAKQLDIPPFHCIIAGVSATLVLNTKVVDGILDTAFLDSRGLFVSIFASILAVEFMNYATKKNLTIRVKGLPDMIGKTFESIVPLLLVIVASAFISQITISLTGGQIIPELFTTMLAPAVTGIDSALGVFTIIFLEMIFWFFGLNGYAILVGFTLPFMTQYVAANATAFQAGAEVLPHVFTEAWWGTIAAATGSGLTGAISILGLRSKSKQLNAAGKASIVPAIFNISEPVVYGFPIAFNPYFFIPFVIGTPILATISYFVFRLGFIRPPVAQVGGMPTPIAQYLITLDWKAPVYAILVIVAAVVMYYPFFKMYEKSVIEKEKEAARREETNFDDDIDFDLDF; from the coding sequence ATGAATAAATTTGTTAGCAAATTAGAAAAGTATGTTGCACCGATTGCGAATAGAATAGAAAGTCAAAGGCATATCGCAACTATTAAAAATGGTATGATAAGCTTAATGGCGGTACTTATGGTAGGATCTATAGGAATGATTATTTCAGGTATAGGATCATTTTTCCCAGCTGATAGCTCAGTAGGAATGTTCTTTTCAGAATACTCATCAATATTAAATATACCATTTCAATATACTTACGCAGTATTATCTATTTATTGTGCTATATCAATTTCTTTTTACCATGCAAAACAGTTAGATATACCACCATTTCACTGCATAATAGCAGGAGTTTCTGCGACTTTAGTTTTAAATACTAAAGTTGTGGATGGCATTTTAGATACTGCCTTTTTAGATTCTAGAGGTTTATTTGTTTCTATATTTGCATCAATTTTAGCTGTTGAATTTATGAATTATGCAACTAAAAAGAATTTAACTATTCGCGTAAAAGGATTACCTGATATGATCGGAAAAACTTTTGAATCAATAGTACCTCTACTTCTAGTAATAGTTGCTTCAGCATTTATATCTCAAATAACTATAAGTTTAACAGGTGGACAAATAATTCCAGAATTATTTACCACAATGTTAGCTCCAGCTGTAACTGGTATAGATTCAGCTTTAGGAGTATTTACAATAATATTTCTAGAAATGATATTCTGGTTCTTTGGATTAAATGGGTATGCAATTTTAGTAGGATTTACATTACCATTTATGACTCAATATGTTGCTGCTAATGCAACAGCATTTCAAGCGGGGGCAGAGGTGTTGCCACATGTATTTACTGAAGCCTGGTGGGGAACTATTGCAGCAGCAACAGGATCAGGACTTACAGGAGCAATATCTATATTAGGATTAAGGAGTAAATCAAAGCAATTGAATGCAGCAGGAAAAGCTTCAATAGTACCAGCTATATTTAATATTTCAGAACCTGTAGTTTATGGCTTCCCAATTGCATTTAACCCATATTTTTTTATTCCATTTGTAATAGGAACACCAATATTAGCAACTATTAGTTACTTTGTTTTTAGATTGGGTTTCATTCGTCCGCCGGTTGCACAAGTTGGAGGAATGCCTACACCAATTGCTCAATATTTAATTACATTAGATTGGAAAGCACCTGTATATGCAATTTTAGTGATTGTTGCAGCTGTAGTTATGTATTATCCATTCTTTAAAATGTATGAAAAAAGTGTAATTGAAAAGGAAAAGGAAGCAGCAAGAAGAGAAGAAACAAATTTTGATGATGATATAGATTTTGATTTAGATTTTTAA
- a CDS encoding PTS sugar transporter subunit IIB → MANKMSILLVCNLGASTGIMVAKMRTIAEKSEKLKGREVIIDARPAGDLKEYVEKYDCVLVGPQMKHKFEDLKKVCDVHNKPIEIINTEDYGMADGGKILLQALRLISNSKKNKKKESV, encoded by the coding sequence ATGGCAAATAAGATGAGTATTTTATTAGTTTGTAATTTAGGTGCGTCAACAGGAATAATGGTTGCTAAAATGAGAACGATTGCTGAAAAAAGTGAAAAGTTAAAAGGTAGAGAAGTTATCATTGATGCAAGACCTGCTGGTGATTTAAAGGAATATGTAGAAAAGTATGATTGTGTATTAGTAGGTCCTCAAATGAAACATAAATTTGAGGATTTAAAGAAAGTGTGTGATGTTCACAATAAGCCAATTGAAATTATTAATACTGAAGATTATGGAATGGCAGACGGAGGGAAAATATTATTACAAGCTTTACGTTTAATTTCTAATAGTAAGAAAAATAAAAAGAAAGAGAGTGTATAA
- a CDS encoding PTS lactose/cellobiose transporter subunit IIA, whose translation MNTEQICFKIISLAGESFSKMVEALNSAKVKDFNRSEELFEEARKILHEAHAIHSELLTAEASGNSPEFSVLLVHAQDNLMNTVLAETIFSEMIELYKNR comes from the coding sequence ATGAATACTGAACAAATATGCTTTAAAATTATATCTCTTGCTGGTGAAAGTTTTAGTAAAATGGTTGAAGCATTAAATTCTGCTAAAGTAAAGGATTTTAATAGATCTGAAGAACTGTTTGAAGAGGCAAGAAAAATACTGCATGAGGCCCATGCAATTCATTCAGAACTATTAACAGCAGAAGCAAGTGGAAATAGTCCAGAGTTCTCAGTATTATTAGTTCATGCTCAAGACAATTTAATGAATACTGTTTTAGCGGAAACTATTTTTTCAGAAATGATTGAATTATATAAAAATAGATAG
- a CDS encoding 6-phosphogluconolactonase, translating to MEVMRIEIVEDYKELSKRLGTIILEELKKEGAIVLPSGDTPLGAYEYVLEEFKLNPFEIKATIFGLDEWCGLDRDDEGSCQYYMHKYLFDKLPLKDGQVIEFNAKALDLKEECQKMNQVIEKVKNFNLVVLGIGMNGHLGLNEPGTSFEKNAQIVNLSQRTKEVAQKYFKNKQKLEKGITLGIKNFLDAKKLILVAAGKKKKEIVKKIIESDVSEEIPATAAKLHNNSILLMDRLCID from the coding sequence ATGGAAGTAATGAGGATAGAAATAGTTGAGGATTATAAAGAGTTATCAAAAAGACTTGGTACAATTATATTAGAAGAATTAAAGAAAGAGGGAGCAATTGTCCTGCCTTCTGGAGATACACCATTGGGAGCATATGAATATGTATTAGAAGAGTTTAAATTAAACCCCTTTGAAATTAAAGCTACTATTTTTGGATTAGATGAGTGGTGTGGTTTAGATAGAGATGATGAGGGAAGCTGTCAATATTATATGCATAAATACTTATTTGATAAACTTCCTTTAAAAGATGGACAAGTTATTGAGTTCAATGCAAAAGCTCTTGATTTAAAAGAAGAATGCCAAAAGATGAATCAGGTTATTGAAAAGGTTAAAAATTTTAACTTAGTTGTTTTAGGTATTGGAATGAATGGACATCTAGGATTAAATGAACCAGGAACTAGTTTTGAAAAAAATGCTCAGATAGTTAATTTATCTCAAAGAACTAAGGAAGTAGCGCAAAAATATTTTAAAAATAAGCAAAAGTTAGAAAAGGGTATCACTTTAGGGATTAAGAATTTTTTAGATGCTAAAAAACTAATTTTAGTAGCAGCAGGAAAGAAAAAGAAAGAAATAGTAAAAAAGATTATCGAAAGTGATGTTAGTGAAGAAATACCAGCAACAGCAGCAAAGTTGCACAATAACAGCATTTTATTGATGGATAGATTATGTATTGATTAG